One Catharus ustulatus isolate bCatUst1 chromosome 2, bCatUst1.pri.v2, whole genome shotgun sequence genomic window carries:
- the LOC116992797 gene encoding complement C1q and tumor necrosis factor-related protein 9A-like, with protein MKSWIVLLAIVVSTAETQNQDICTQGYPGIPGNPGHNGIPGRDGRDGSKGDKGDTGEPGVPGRPGKDGVNGQKGERGTNGTVEEKGNKGDKGERGPPGKLGPKGFTGSVGYKGQKGELGLQGPKGLKGDIGPIGPKGTKGEIGHPGRVGFPGPIGPIGNPGPKGNTGSIGPQGNPGVQGERGLKGDRGDKGNVGAPGVLPRSAFSVGLTANTKFPPPNRPIKFDKVLYNSLNDFNSATGKFTCKHPGVYYFTYHITVYSRNVRVALVKNGIKMLHTVDRYQSGEDQASGAAILELQGGDEVWLQAHQGEAFNGLYADGDDDTTFSGFLLFGTADPLEPLLPPTP; from the exons atgaaaagctggaTTGTACTGCTGGCAATTGTAGTcagcacagcagaaacacaaaaccaggaCATCTGCACCCAAGGGTATCCTGGCATCCCTGGCAATCCTGGGCACAATGGCATACCTGGTCGTGATGGACGTGATGGGTCAAAAGGAGACAAGGGAGATACAG GCGAACCAGGAGTACCTGGCAGACCAGGAAAAGATGGAGTCAATGGACAGAAAGGTGAACGAG ggACCAATGGGACTGTTGAAGAGAAGGGGAACAAAGGAGATAAAGGAGAAAGAGGACCACCTGGCAAACTGGGACCAAAAGGATTTACAGGATCAGTGGGTTACAAAGGTCAGaagggagagctgggactgcaAGGACCGAAGGGGTTAAAAGGAGACATTGGACCCATAGGTCCAAAAGGGACAAAGGGTGAAATTGGCCATCCTGGAAGAGTTGGATTCCCAGGCCCAATTGGCCCGATTGGTAATCCAGGTCCTAAAGGTAATACTGGAAGTATAGGGCCACAGGGAAATCCAGGAGTTCAGGGGGAAAGAGGCTtgaaaggagacagaggagacAAGGGCAATGTAGGTGCCCCAGGAGTCCTGCCAAGGAGTGCTTTCAGTGTTGGCCTTACAGCCAACACCAAGTTTCCCCCTCCGAATCGCCCGATCAAGTTTGACAAGGTGCTGTATAACAGCCTGAATGACTTCAACTCAGCCACTGGCAAGTTCACCTGCAAGCACCCTGGTGTTTACTATTTCACCTACCACATCACTGTCTACTCAAGGAACGTGCGAGTAGCTCTCGTTAAGAACGGCATCAAGATGCTGCACACGGTGGACAGGTACCAAAGCGGAGAGGACCAGGCCTCGGGAGCCGCCATCCTcgagctgcagggaggagacGAGGTGTGGCTGCAGGCCCACCAGGGAGAGGCTTTCAATGGGCTGTATGCAGACGGAGATGACGATACCACCTTCTCTGGGTTCCTCCTGTTCGGCACCGCTGACCCGCTGgagccgctgctgccgcccACCCCGTAA